A part of Amphiprion ocellaris isolate individual 3 ecotype Okinawa chromosome 16, ASM2253959v1, whole genome shotgun sequence genomic DNA contains:
- the LOC111575546 gene encoding otoraplin: protein MSYPLVILLCVGLLHQTARAVVMDKLADNKICGDAECSYVLSMATALDDFIAPDCRFINIRKGQMVYVYSKLVPAEGTGVFWSGSVYSERYVDQMGIIGYFPATVVKETHKFAVETVKMQTTDMDFYCD, encoded by the exons ATGAGTTATCCACTGGTGATTCTGCTCTGTGTGGGACTTCTGCATCAGACTGCGAGAGCTGTCGTCATGGACAAACTAGCAGACAACAAGATCTGTGGCGATGCAGAATGCTCAT ATGTTCTGTCCATGGCCACAGCCCTGGATGACTTCATTGCTCCTGACTGCAGATTCATCAACATCAGGAAGGGTCAGATGGTTTATGTGTATTCTAAACTCGTACCAGCAGAGGGCACTGGAGTCTTCTGGTCTGGAAGT GTTTACAGTGAGCGGTATGTGGACCAGATGGGCATCATCGGATACTTTCCTGCAACTGTGGTGAAGGAGACGCACAAGTTTGCGGTAGAAACGGTTAAGATGCAAACAACT GACATGGACTTCTACTGTGACTAA
- the gtpbp2a gene encoding GTP-binding protein 2, with protein sequence MDARVSDLFGSGNGHGSGSQGVASKSGNGFGVAPKKSSAKNKKAKARFSRNFKPSNNTPYLPPEAEEGNIEYKLKLVNPTQYRFEHLATQMKWRLQEGRGEAVYQIGVEDNGMLVGLSEEDMRASLKTLHRLAEKVGADITVLREREVDYDSDVPRKIAEVLIRKVPDDQQFLDLRVAVLGNVDSGKSTLLGVLTQGELDNGRGRARLNLFRHLHEIQTGRTSSISFEILGFNSKGEVVNYSESRTAEEICESASKMITFIDLAGHHKYLKTTIFGLTSYCPDFAMLVVSANTGIAGTTREHLGLAMALKVPIFIVISKVDLCTRATVERTVRQLERVLKQPGCNKVPMVVSSTDDAVTAAQQFAQSPNITPIFTLSSVSGESLDLLKVFFNIIPPLSNSKEQEELMQQLTEFQVDEIYTVPEVGTVVGGTLYSGICREGDPLVVGPTDSGQFHKLTIGSIQRNRSACRVLRAGQAATLALGNFDRSLLRKGMVMVSPEMDPTICWMFEAEIVLLFHAKTFHKGFQVTVHIGNVRQTATVEAVYGKEELRTGEKAVVLFRFIKHPEYLKVGAKVLFRQGVTKGIGHVTKLQPIGLYQPSQREDEEA encoded by the exons ATGGATGCGCGGGTTTCGGACTTATTTGGCTCAGGAAATGGACACGGCTCTGGGTCTCAAGGTGTTGCGTCCAAGTCGGGGAATGGCTTTGGGGTAGCCCCTAAAAAGTCTTCAGCAAAGAACAAGAAGGCAAAAGCTCGATTCTCCCGCAACTTCAAACCAAGCAATAACACCCCGTATCTACCTCCAGAG GCTGAAGAGGGAAACATAGAGTACAAG CTGAAGCTGGTGAACCCCACACAGTACCGCTTTGAGCACCTGGCCACACAAATGAAATGGAGACTGCAGGAGGGTCGAGGCGAAGCTGTCTATCAAATAGGTGTTGAAGATAATGGCATGTTGGTGGGACTATCAGAGGAGGACATGAGGGCGTCACTAAAAACCCTCCATAGACTGGCAGAAAA agTTGGAGCTGACATCACCGTTCTCAGAGAGCGGGAGGTGGACTATGACTCCGATGTTCCCCGTAAGATTGCTGAAGTTCTCATTCGCAAGGTGCCAGATGACCAGCAG TTCCTAGATCTGCGGGTAGCTGTACTGGGTAATGTGGATTCGGGCAAATCCACTCTGTTGGGTGTTTTGACACAAGGTGAGCTAGACAATGGACGGGGAAGAGCGAGGCTCAACCTCTTCAGACATTTACATGAGATCCAGACTGGACGCACTTCAAGCATAAGCTTTGAGATCCTTGGCTTCAATAGTAAAGGAGAG GTCGTGAATTACAGCGAGTCTCGGACAGCCGAAGAGATTTGTGAGAGTGCCTCTAAAATGATCACATTCATTGATCTGGCAGGTCACCACAAGTACCTGAAGACCACCATCTTTGGCCTCACCAGCTACTGTCCAGATTTTGCTATGCTGGTCGTCAGCGCAAATACTGGCATTG CTGGTACAACACGGGAGCATCTTGGCCTCGCCATGGCCCTGAAGGTCCCCATCTTCATTGTCATTAGTAAGGTGGACTTGTGTACACGGGCCACGGTGGAGCGCACAGTGCGGCAGCTGGAGCGAGTCTTGAAGCAGCCAGGCTGCAACAAGGTTCCTATGGTTGTAAGCAGCACAGACGATGCCgtcacagcagcacagcagttTGCCCAGTCACCCAA TATAACGCCCATCTTCACCTTGTCCAGTGTGTCTGGAGAGAGTCTTGACCTGCTTAAGGTCTTCTTCAACATCATTCCTCCCCTTAGCAACAGCAAAGAGCAGGAGGAGCTTATGCAACAACTAACTGAGTTTCAG GTGGATGAGATCTATACAGTACCAGAGGTGGGGACGGTAGTGGGAGGTACTCTGTACAG tggtATTTGCCGTGAGGGGGATCCTCTTGTGGTAGGGCCAACTGACTCAGGCCAGTTCCACAAGTTGACCATTGGCAGCATCCAAAGGAATCGCTCGGCATGCAGGGTACTCAGGGCTGGCCAGGCTGCGACACTTGCACTGGGCAACTTTGACCGATCGCTACTACGCAAG GGCATGGTAATGGTGAGTCCAGAGATGGATCCTACCATTTGCTGGATGTTTGAGGCTGAAATCGTGCTGCTTTTCCATGCCAAGACCTTCCACAAGGGCTTCCAGGTCACTGTGCACATTGGCAATGTGAGACAGACTGCAACTGTGGAAGCAGTGTATGGCAAG GAGGAGCTGAGAACAGGGGAGAAAGCAGTGGTTCTCTTCAGGTTCATCAAGCATCCAGAATATCTGAAGGTGGGAGCGAAGGTGCTCTTCAGACAGGGGGTGACCAAAGGTATCGGTCATGTCACCAAGCTGCAGCCCATCGGCCTGTACCAGCCATCCCAAAGGGAGGATGAGGAAGCTTGA